Within Planococcus citri chromosome 2, ihPlaCitr1.1, whole genome shotgun sequence, the genomic segment gatttctactgccatttccataaaaattgtcgcgtgctgattttattggaaaagttataaaaaaatttgaaaaaaaagttttttgctcgTCAGTTGGCAACACTTGGAGCTACCATCACTAAAAATCGTCAAGTgtggtcattttgattcttctttcaagtaaaggcggtatcaaatgttgtaactcacactggttctgagaaatcgttactgcgcaatcttaggaagcgcgcaaacttaggcacatttaccctaagAATAATTCAACcggataaaataattaaaatcaggGTCTTTCACCATTAAATAATTACCAACGAACGaagaaataggtataccaaagaCAATACGTAGGGATAAAAGGGCACCCCTAACCCATCGAACTTGAAGAAAGTAACAAGCACACTgctttgaaactttttattgaaaacaacAACGAAAACAAAGATAAAGAAAATCGTGCAGCTTAAGActagataaaaaaattcattatgcaTACCCTGGTCAGAGAAATCAACCGAAATAGGTGGCAGCTACCCTATAACGACCggatgaattaattttcaccTATTCTCAAGGAATAAAAACGGAAATTAAGATGATTACAGGAAAAGAGAGAACTTAGTTGTGGATAATTAAAAGTTTCGTTTTAATTATGTTgttgaataattgaataattcgAATATATTCGAGATTCAAGTTTCGTGTATCATATTTCACAATAAATACCACCAGTTTCACTTTTCACTAACCGAATGAGCAGGCCGAGGTGCTCGGACCTACTGAAGACTGGTGCGAACGTTTCGAACGTAGAAAGCTTAGATATAAGTTCCTCGAAACGCCGCTAGTCGTACGCATTATAAATAATATGACCGGTGCAATGATATTATTAAATCTTGAGAATATTATAGGCAGGAGGTAGATTCATTAGGTTTCGTGTAAGGAAATATTTACCCAGCAAATAATGTGAGGAAAGAGGGAAAAACCTCCCGCTACaaaaggtagaaaaaaattcaaaaattcaaaagtgcaACAAGAACCTTCAAACTATTGAactattgattgattgattttattATTACACTATTTGGATCAGTCcttactattgaaaaaattgattaaaattaatacTTTGTAAGTACACaaaatttcttccaatttcattttttttttgaaaattttcctgttaaaaaatcacttttgttaattttttgtgtgtttgaggggggggggggtcgagtggtgagctttctaaaaatttggttggttagatagatatgtaggtagatagatTTATTTGAAAGTGCTTACAACACAATGACAgcgaaaaaagtagtgaaaaagtacgtaagatttttaataaaattgaataattttcaacatgcggacttctgaaaattaaaaaaaaaactatccaaCTGTTTTGTTaccttttaaaaacttggaaaaattttctataaattctTTAAATCATGTCGGACTCtcagaaactttgaaaaaagttatctatttctgaaatttttactaaTATTGAAGTTAATTTCTCACATAAAGTCGGACTGAATAATATCTACATTTTCTAAACATACTcatgtgtcaaaattttcagaatttgtcaaatttttctgcTCGGTTCGAATCCTAAGAATCACGTCTACCtatttgagcaaaaaaacatatccatgatataacatttttttttggagaggagaCTTTACCTCAATTTTCTAAGGCAGGTACTTAGGCATTTTTTTCGACGTGTTCGTTAGAACgcaatgttggaaaaaaaaattaatttggccTGCTTCTTGcaaatgaatatttattttgaatccATATCAGACATATTgttgttttcattgtttttttttgacggtGACCAAACCTGAGATTCACTGGAACCAAATGTTACAAATATTATTGCTCCGAGTATTGCGATTACAGATGCCAGATAAAAGCATCGGTTCCATTCGGTTATTGTCTGAAAATTAACAACATAGTGTCAGTTTCACATGCATGACATGCAGAACTTCTTATAATTTGGTATAAACCTCTACATATGCTATAAAAAAAGCTTACGTGATTTGAGATCAAGAACCCAGTGACGGTTGAAGCAGCAATAGCGCTTACTGAGAAAGAAAATGTCACTAGGCTACCAACAATACCGGCATGATCGGGAGATAGGCTAACCGTATTAATTCTGGCAAAAGGAAAAGCAGTGGGAATGAGATGAGTTTAGAAATACACCCATCATCATTTGAtacaattgaagagctctattccaaagtgggttaagtcattttttttcaccaaaaaatgcgtttaaaattcttgttgctaaaatttgttctgattcgaaaggtcggtgcacatttcctttctttggacatagaacaattgcttgttgaaaaaatcactttgaaaaatcgatgacttaactcacttttgaagtaaaaatctccgtaaaacgtgaatttttttaaatgacttaacccactttggaatagagctcttcaattgtaGACCAAATTGTTGTATTGGCGCTTACTCGATTATTAGGGGTACTGAAGACATCAGCATATCGATCAATACGAAAAATCCCAACGTTATTGATAAATCAGGTATAAAAGTGCtcgttataaaaaaaatattagctgAAAGGAAAGCTATACTTATCATTATTTTATGCATCtgcaaaacaaacaaaaaaacgacCACTGGTTATTTTGGGCAGATGGACTCATCTAAATATGAACTATGCAATGAGcaacaaaaaaagaacatcGTCCAGTTGCTACATACTTACTCGAGTTAACGTAATAACCCCTTTGTTACTGTAATAATCCATTAAAATCCCGGCAAATGGAAACATAAGAGTGTAGACAACGCTAGGAATCGAAGATATCCAACCTACTTCTTCGCTATTCTTCTGCGTCAGATCTATACACACAGAAcaaagtaggtacaaattaGGATACTTTTTAAACAGTACATGAGCGTAGAATCAGTTCAAATGAAGGACTAGAAAGAAGAAAGACAGATGCGCCCTCTCCaactacaattttaaaaaataatacctttCCGCGATGATTTTCCTTCGATCTACAAATCCTGTTGAAATGCTTTATACCTAGAagcaagtgttttttttctctactcaCCATTGACATATAAAGGCAAAGTTACTCCCAAATTGGTTGCTATCCACATGTAAGTGAACATTGCACAACATAAAGACCAGAATGGCCCCGATGTGAAAATATCTTTATAAGGGTTGTTGACCTGTAAGAAATACACTGTTTATTTTTGTGGGCATATCTGTCAATGTTTTAATCCAAGGTCGACGTTatacttttgttttttctctaaTACTAGTTTCTTTGAGTATGTATTCTAGTTCCACTCTGGAAATCCGTCTGTCTTGAGAAGGCAGATTTCTCACAACGGTTAGAACTATTACCGACATTATTAACGGCAATACACCTGGAATAAAGAGTTGAATAATTATCGTCCAAGATTTGGTACTAAGTATGTACGATTCTAGAGGTGGATTATTAGAAGTTGGTAGGAGAAACCGAACTTTTGAGTGACAACCCAAGGCAAACTGATTAAATCTGATctaatctaatcagatctgaagATACTAATCCGATCGAATTAGTGATCCTGATTAGATCTGGTGAGATCAAATTGCATACAGGGAACGCCCAGATTAGGGTGCatcttattttgcaaagttggaattttccaactCCCACTACCCCTCCGCCAAGTTGTTACCTTGGGTGAGAAAATAActccctatttttttatttccccCTATCTACAGAAAAAGTGGCACCAGTAGCCCccctaagttgaaaaaaaaaatgaaaaaaaagtttacctattattttaattttattgtaatgaaaaaaagtgaattaatcaaaattctttgtttctgtgccacaatttttctaaataatcccatcttcaagaaaaaaaatttcctcacctTTCAAACCATATTGCTCCCCCCCACCCTCTAGAAAGGAGatccccaaagttgaaaaaccagacaaaattacagtaaatgagaataaattaaaatcagagacatttttttgaaaatctcaatttgGGAAAAACCTTCGTTGGTTTCCCGAACGATGTTGGCTCTCTTGTATGGATTCCCCTTAATTTGAGAACAAACACCTACTTAGAAGAATTATGACAAAATGTCTGTGGAAAttgttagaaaaattttcatttatgggcagaatatttcaagaaaaaccttctcTCGGTCTCTCAAATTTTGTGGGTTCCCTAATACAAGTaaatatttgaagagtgatattccaaaactcgctttgtccattttcacaacttttcaggaaagaggaaaaacagtttccctttaaacgggtaaattggctttttaggcgagtttagcactttatttgggtggatttatgatgtaggagtgtaggtatacacttcatccactaaatactgctgaaaaaaatttcaataaaaatggacaaagcgcgttttggaacattatttttttaaaaaattttagtgaattggctatttaggtgagtttaacacctcattttggtaggttgatgatgtaggaatgtgagttaatacttcatctaccaggtactgctgaaaatccaactttgataaaaatggacaaagcgagttttggaatatcactcttcatttgtacATTTAAAGTttatcaaaactaaaaaaaaaattcaaaaaatcaatagttaggtatcaaaatttattgtttctgtatcagaattttttaaaacaatctccctttcaagaaaaaacttttcgcGGCTTTTCAAGCCATATTGGCTTCTCATTTAGGAGCCccctaagttgaaaaaaagaagaaaaactgagaataggtacttatgtacttgAATGAGAATTAATCGAAAtcagtggaaattttttgaaaatattttttcaaattacgtaGAATCGTTCTACATAACCctcttttcaaagaaaatcttTCATTGGACCGCCCTAATGATATTGCCTCTCTTTTGTATTAAGCACCCCAAATCAAATTTGgggacaaatgaaaaaatataaaaaattaatgtgtctgtagaaattttttgaaaattgctcatttATGGGCAGGATTTTTctaaatgagtaggtaccttttcaagaaaaactttccCCCTGGTCTCCCTAATGATTTTGGCTTTTGAATATAAAGCCTcttaaagtcaaaaaaatggaaaaattgatatctattcgaattttttgaaaatgtttcatttctaggcaaaaaacattcaaataaccacattttcaaaaaaaaaactttccttgATCCTCTAAATGATGTTGACCCTCTGGTATAAAACCTATaaagttaaaaaattgatgcttgTTTGtacaaaattaggtaagtatttgaaaatttttcatctttgagaaataaatggtaataaaaaaaatcgttgagaAAAATACTtctagataattattttttcgaaattaaaaaaaaaaacttccctcAGTCTCCCAACAATGTTGGCCACCTACATAGAGAccaccaaagttgaaaaaaaatgaagaaaaaaattgaccatgaaattaatttttcaacgcatCAAAATTATCATTGGAAACTTAGAgaaggttggggggggggagtcgaaAACATTAGATAGTACTTTTCTGATAGAGATGGACCAAATCCAAGTACTCAGATatattcagatctgatcagattcaaatTACGTAGGTTAAGTACtcgtatgcaattttttttacctaccaaTAACATAAAACACCACTCTCCAACCGAATCTATAGCCTAAACATCCGCTGACAGGATACGCAAGAGCTACTCCGGCGTTTGATCCATTGAAACTGAACGATACCAGCCTCGACCTTTCTTTCTTGGGGAACCATCGCGAGTACATTTCAATTACGCTGATGTAAAAGAAtgtctgaaaataaaatgaagagaGAATATTAAAATTGTTATCTACGAGTGCATACAGTGTGTATCTGTATGTAAATTAACATCCCATTTTGAGAAATCTTTTTTATACCAATTCATCACCTGCGATAATCCCGTTACGAATCTGCACGCCAAAAATGCATCGAAGCTTAGTTGCAGCGCTATTGGATGCAGCAAAGTTGCGATACCAGAAATGATCATGCAAATCGCGCAAGTAACCGATCCTCCGAATCTGTCGACGATGAATCcgccgaaaaatgaaaatagaccGCCGTATGCGAACATGCTGATGACCAATGCGACTTTCGTAGAATCCCAATCATAGTCCGCAGGCtggaattgaataattaatttgagGAAATTCATTATTTCTACTTTTATGTTATTCTTAGAAGTATACCTAAGGTACCTCTATATACCAAGACCTAACTAAGAACTTAGTGCTTgacctactcgtatattataaGTACATTTGCATACTTGTATAATAGTGGTATTCCCTTCTACGATCGTTTTATTCGATGTCATTTCGACGACTGTGATGTTCATGTGGTTGCGTAAGATTTGGGAGACAACCAAACACGAAAATAATACCATCACCACGAGCATTCGTCTCGATAACCATAGTGGAGGCGCTTCTGGTATCGTAAagatttttctgtgaaaaaattcaatttcgtgCTTGCAGTTACAATTACATACAATGATGATGAGATGACATGGtctgtttttagtttttgaatttggtGATCTATGTGGTCGTTAATAATTTGCTACGTTGAGATGGATTTGTTTAATTTCAAGGTTTCCTTCTCCTTAATATCCCCTTTTCCTATCCTActgaatgattaatttttcagaaaaattttcagctccggaggtgcccctggagagGAGAAATGAACCCTCGAAGAGgaggccatttttgaaaaaattatggctttttcgctcctgtcgctacccaacctgttttggggaaatggctcacaagagaacctcttgaggtgtccgcctccgatttgaacgggaccccgatttttggaaagagcatgttctaaaacccctaaatccaaattttcagctgtccaagttaattattcgatttttggcgaatttttgaaaatccaaaattgtctattttggtgatttatgcttttttttttttttttgaaaaagtacgtacttgatcagtaaaaatgttcaaaataagtcctaaaactgatattaagcccccgaatccaaattttgccatttccagttattctggggcctccagcgtgatttttctatttctccagaatttctaatttgctccagaaaacgtaaatatgaagttttgggcagctgaaaatcgagttgtgtgtcatacGCAACCAggttaacgaatttatccacatttgagccgattctggaggggacacctcaagagtgggtttttgaccagctttttttcataggtaAAAATacccagaaatcaaaaatttctcgtttgcgagaaaattatcgaaaaatacgCGAATCGCTGTTAATCAAGCCCACAAGGGTGAATTTCCCCATTTCTagcctttctggagcccctggagaaattgaaaaatcgcgctggaggctccagagttgctggaaatggcgacatttgccctcgtggggttagttcatgaaaaaatactgcgattcgcgcaaatttcgaaaatttcctcgcaaacggtaaaattttgatttttttggatttcttattatgaaaaagctggtcaaaaaaccactcttggggtgtccctcccaaaatcgactcgaaTGTAGATAAAATCGttgaacagatcgagtataacacacaactcgatttttagctgcccaacttcatattcacgctttctggagcaaattcaaaattctgcagaaattgaaaaatagcgctggaggctccagaatggctggaagtgGGTGTGTTAATTGAACCAGCATTcacttttttgcataaattctCATCTAATTTTCtctgttgtgcttttttctaaaattttcaaaaattaactttttgaaccactttttgatttttttaaaattgaattccactgaaaatttttcatcttccctttctgaaaaatgagaaaattatagGCATCTTTAGGTCAGTTCggtgatgagaaattttgatgatCATTCGAGTTGATCAGTGTTGCTAAAGAAAATTTaagatttgaagatttttcataGATGTTCTTCATAAACCTGAGTTTgttcagtttcattttatagaaaatgaGTGCTGAGTTTTTCAGATTCATActtagcgttttttttttcaatttgtagtacttgcaaaaaaaatttggaggtaaatttacctatatatatttttttattttgtgaaattccCATTTTAATTTCGAACTTTTATTGTACAGAACACGTTTtcttcccaaattttcaactggttGAAATCTAAATTTCTTGTTCAACTctgattcaaaatgaaattcgaaatcaaggAATTGTTCCTATCCCGTCACTTGTGCTGACAACAAACGTTACTTTTCAACACTTCTTGGTGATTTTCGTGGTCTTGAGCattgttattgttattttactattttataaacaaaattttgcctATCTCGAATAACTCGTCGATAAACCGGGTCCGTAAAAGCTTATAGTGATATCGATGCGCAAACTGCATTCAAGTAAACATAATATTTTGGTTTAGTTTgtgcatatttattttttagctAGGTAATTACGTATGAAGAAGTTGTCGTACTTTGATGGGTCACTTTGATTTTCCAGAAGATTTACTGAAATTTGTCGTTCGTtgttgtatattttttccatttcacaTTCAATGATGATCAGATATGTACATTCAATCATCACTTTTTCCCCATACCATGCGTAGGATAGATCTAATTATTCTCAACcaacacaaaatttcaccattaaAAAACTTGACAGAGTTGAACTGAacgcgatttgaaaatttgttcgtaAAGTTGACTTTCGACAAAACAATCCCACAGGTACTTCGAATACGTACTCATCGAACGGGCACACTTTAACGAAAccattaagaagaaaaaaacaacttttatgTTACTTTAGATCGTCGAGTGATAGTAAAAGCAGgttagaaattttgaagtgtgCTCGAAGGGCTCCTGATTAGCTTAA encodes:
- the LOC135837077 gene encoding sialin-like isoform X1, which gives rise to MIECTYLIIIECEMEKIYNNERQISVNLLENQSDPSKKIFTIPEAPPLWLSRRMLVVMVLFSCLVVSQILRNHMNITVVEMTSNKTIVEGNTTIIQPADYDWDSTKVALVISMFAYGGLFSFFGGFIVDRFGGSVTCAICMIISGIATLLHPIALQLSFDAFLACRFVTGLSQTFFYISVIEMYSRWFPKKERSRLVSFSFNGSNAGVALAYPVSGCLGYRFGWRVVFYVIGVLPLIMSVIVLTVVRNLPSQDRRISRVELEYILKETSIREKTKVNNPYKDIFTSGPFWSLCCAMFTYMWIATNLGVTLPLYVNDLTQKNSEEVGWISSIPSVVYTLMFPFAGILMDYYSNKGVITLTRMHKIMISIAFLSANIFFITSTFIPDLSITLGFFVLIDMLMSSVPLIIEINTVSLSPDHAGIVGSLVTFSFSVSAIAASTVTGFLISNHTITEWNRCFYLASVIAILGAIIFVTFGSSESQVWSPSKKNNENNNMSDMDSK
- the LOC135837077 gene encoding sialin-like isoform X2, yielding MVPNEKSRLQFCSSTNFLCLKIPGKIFTIPEAPPLWLSRRMLVVMVLFSCLVVSQILRNHMNITVVEMTSNKTIVEGNTTIIQPADYDWDSTKVALVISMFAYGGLFSFFGGFIVDRFGGSVTCAICMIISGIATLLHPIALQLSFDAFLACRFVTGLSQTFFYISVIEMYSRWFPKKERSRLVSFSFNGSNAGVALAYPVSGCLGYRFGWRVVFYVIGVLPLIMSVIVLTVVRNLPSQDRRISRVELEYILKETSIREKTKVNNPYKDIFTSGPFWSLCCAMFTYMWIATNLGVTLPLYVNDLTQKNSEEVGWISSIPSVVYTLMFPFAGILMDYYSNKGVITLTRMHKIMISIAFLSANIFFITSTFIPDLSITLGFFVLIDMLMSSVPLIIEINTVSLSPDHAGIVGSLVTFSFSVSAIAASTVTGFLISNHTITEWNRCFYLASVIAILGAIIFVTFGSSESQVWSPSKKNNENNNMSDMDSK